A region of the Candoia aspera isolate rCanAsp1 chromosome 15, rCanAsp1.hap2, whole genome shotgun sequence genome:
TTTGCCCCTGGGTGTGGCTTCCTCCGAGCACGGTGCTGCCTGCGCCGTTGGATCGCCCACCCGGCTGCTTCACTTGGCCAGATAAGCAGCTGTTAGTTTTCTGAAGCCTCTGCCTGGAGTCTCTGTTTCCGGCGTTGAGAGTCTCAGGTTTAGTTTAGGAAGCttacaggtggacttcaactcccagaattccccagccaacaaactcgctggggaattctgggaggtggagtccacataccttaaagttgctaaagttgaggaACAGCTTTAAAGCATCAATGTCAACATGTTGGTAAAGGAGTATCCCGCCTCGTATTGACTTCCTCATTGCCTGTTTGTCTGTAAAATCACAACACTTCTAGTTCTGTCCAtgtgtgtttttattctttttctctttgggaAAATATATCTAGGGAAAACGCCCAACGTTTTCCCTTTCCAGAAAACGTGTGTTTGTGtgaggaaaaatacagaaaagcacGGTCAAAGGGGCTCCCTTCGCTCTGGGTGATGCGAAGGCTCAGGCCTTGTTCCACCAGTGGAGGATTCCGTTCCAAGGATCGCTCAGCACAGCCGCAAGGACAATGAAGAAAACCAgcaccaggcctttggcaagggtgtgagAATACGGTTCTCCTGCAAAAGAGTTTGAGACAAAGGTTAAGAAACAGTACAACACAAGGAACCTTGGAAGAGGTGGCCCCAGGTTTGGTGTGGGTGAGGCCACAATCCAGACAAgctaggacaggacaggacaggatagGATAGGAcattaaaatgaaacattaaaatgaaatttcgttgcaattggctcacaaaaatatAATTACTGTAATATATATTCCTTACTGTTCCACTCCCCTAACCATtctccctaataaatatcacggtcCTACATACAACGTGTATGACCatgaagtaagaggggattattaagagttcaggagtctaatagcccagggcaCGAAACTATCACCTAGTCTAACTGTTCTGCTCTGAATAcagtggaaccttttcccagagggtaacaaggagaacaagccctAATGAGGGTGGGAGGGTCACTGACAGTATTTTGGGCTCTGGACAGACATCATGTGTATGCATGGGAGGAAGCGAAATCccagttatcttctctgctgccctcaccaccctctgcacaggcttcttatccgaggcactacagcctccaaaccaaaTAGAAGtacagttggtcaatacactctctatagtgcctctacagaaagtaaggaggatgggaggtggaagatgaaGAAGCTTCTGCTAGAATGAGAGTATCTCAGGATATAAATCACCACAGCCATACTCTGCCAGAGACCAGTCCCTCCTCCATGTCATTCCAAAGCTGGGATCACCCGATAATGCTCCATTTCTTGCCGCAGTCCAAACAACATGTGTGGTGCTCCGGCCACGACTACAAGTGGAGCTGATATAAAAGGAAATTCCTCTAATAAATAAACCTCCCTACTTGGACACCCACCCGCCCACCCGCCAAGTGATTGGGTGGTCAACTGGAAATCAAGCATCTGAAATGCACGTCAGGAGAATGACAGTCTTTTTACCGGTGTAGTAGGGTGTCATGGGATAAAAAAGCTTGGGCCAGCAAACATCATTTCTCCTGCAGTCGTACTCTGTGTAGTTAATCTGAAATCTGCAAAAAGATCAAATGAAGTTTTAAGGACAAAGTGCGCTTGCTGTGCCACAGCTGCAAAGGGAAGTGGCTCGTCACTTAAAGACACAGAAAGTCTCTCTTATACAGCCCTCGTTCTATTTTTCCCTCTAGCCCAATGTTCTGCCCGGTGGGAGCAATCAAGCACAGGAACTTCCCCATCTCTATTTCTTCATCCTTTTGCAGAACTACCTCAGACTGAACTTGGCAGATTTAGTCTGTATATTTTCCCTCTCTGTCATTCCTCCTCCATTCCAAACATAATGCAACTTCTGTATTGATCCTATACCGCCACATAAGTCCCCGGTGCTTGTGTATGCAGCCTCAAGCTATTTAGTCTCAAAATCTACCCCATTTTTCTAGCACATCAGATACTGTTTCCCTAATACTTTCACTGAAACTTCTAAAAGATTAACAGCTCTGCACCCAAGAGGGTTACCTTGTCTTTGGAACTGGGGGCTGAGCAGGTACTTTAATAAACCGCACTGCAGCAGAGACAGGAAGGGAACTTACTTTCTCTTGACAAGCCAGAGGACATGGAACTTGCCAAGTTATTGTTGAAAAactgaaagcagagagagagaagtccTTATTGTAAACGGGGACCACAACCACAAAGTAGAAGACCATGCATTGTCACATATCTGATTTTTGTCAACGTTCTTACTTAAGAGCAATTTTTTTAGCctagtagaggtagtcctcgacttacgaccattcgtttaatgactgttcgaagttacgatggcactgaaaaaagtgactcatGACCAGACcacatgtttcacttaatgagcaTGTGAGCCATTTAATggccgcagtgattcgcttaatggccgtggcaaaaaggtcgtaaaatcaggcatgattcacttaatgagtgcctcacttagtgatggaagttccagtccccattgtggtcctaagtcaaggactatgTGTAATGTTATAAAAGAGGACAACTAGGATTGCTGGTGGTCAGGGCAAAGTTTCAGTACGCAGCAAAAATAAAGGGCAGTGATGCAATGGGACACAGCCGAACATGTGTGCCCATCTCAAAATTCAACAAGACTTTATTCCTCCGTGGGATAGAACACACTTCTGATTGCAACGGGTCAAGCCATTTGGGAATAGTTATGTttcaactggaaaaaaatcagtggcACGTGTGAAAAGAGCAATGAGGAACCTTTTCCTAAACGTGGAGGGAACCACTGAGAACCGTGAAGAGAAGATCTGAGTCTGCCAAATGCAAGTAGGATTTTGCATACCTGATTTGCACACCAAGTATCTCTTCTTGTGCAATCCCTTCTATTGTGCCCACATCAGCCGTGATAATCTGAATATTCAAGTGGGCAGGAACATCAGGACAGATTCCTTTTAAACTCCCAACACTTGCATTTGTATTGGAAACTGCATTTAAACCTGTTAACAGCAAACATCTATATGCTGAGAAGGTAACCAACCGGCTGCTCAGCAATTTATCATTTTCCTTCAGTGTTAAAAGAGAAAACGTACAATGCCCCTCTTTTAAAAACAAGCTGTTTAGCACAGAGTTTTATGAAGGCAGAATTGCTTCATTCACTTCACTTTCCAAAGAATAGTTGGACTTATTTAAAATGTCAACATCCGACTATAAATCAATATAGAAGCACAATTATCTTTTATACCTGTGGTTCTCCCAGTAGCCAGACGAGGGTTTCccaacctgctggctggggaattctgggtgttgaagtccatgcatcttaaagtggccacggctgagaaaccctgagctagacTATGGTTTTCATAGTAAAAACTGTAAGAGGACTGTAATGTTTTTAAACAACAATCAGCAATTAACTTGTTGCTACTAAATCTTGCTACTCACGGATGATTTCCACCCAGTCATCTGGAACATTTTTACTCGCattgcctctttttcccacatgGCTCACTTGCACCAAGGAATTAAGTCTTGCAGCGACGTCCTCTCTAGGAAGAAACGGGCATGCAATATAAATGGGCTGGttgctttttccccccaacagGCAGCACATATGATTCGTTATCTAAAAAAAGACACGCCAGGTCCCAGAAATCAATATGGAATAAAGAGTTAAACTTCCTCTCTTTCCAGGTAAGATCAGAGTTTCTACACTATTTCAAAAttaaagaggagggagggagaagaaagcaaTTTCATCTCACCTCAGCTGCGTGCAGCTGTCTGTAGGACCAACTTCTACAAGGCATCCAGAAATGGAACCCAATCCAAACAAAAGTGGGGTCACGTTTCCTGACGAACACAAGTTCTTACCATCTAAGTAATAAAGACATTGGCTTGAGAATGTTCCCCCCAAACTCTTACAGCACCCTAGCCCAGGACCTGTGTATTTAAACAGAAGGACCCTCAGGGATTGGCTGTTCCTCTCCTCTCAGACATCAAGCAAGTCAAATGGAGGTGACTGAGCTGCTCCTACAGTGCAGCTTTACTTAAATACAAAAGGTATTTAGTATTAGACATTtcaatattttcctttatttatttattctatcccacccttattgtttttatagataactcaaggcggcgaacatacctaatgctccttcctcctcctgctttccccacagcaaccaccctgtgaggtgggttgggctgagagagagggaccggcccaaggtcacccagccggctttcctgactaaggcgggactagaacttgcagcctcctggtttctagcccaggatcttaacctctagaccaaactctCTGCTGGAGCCATTCACAGGAAAACAAATATATAGGAtaatattagtatttttttttggtCTTGTTCCTAAAGATGGGAACAATATATTTGCCATAGATAAAATAAGCACAGAATATATTTGTAAGTTTAATTTGGCAAAATACAACTCCAATCATTTTTACTCCCCCCTACATACAAATATGAGTGAAGCCCCGAATGAATGTTAACAGTAATAAATGGATGTCTGACATCATGTCGTTTCTCTTGCAATTCTATAGTATTCGTTATCAAAAAGCAGTACCAGGCTTCCAAAGTTTTAACGTGGTGACAGGATCCGAAGAACTCAGGTTTGCTGCTCTAACCGGCTTGCCAACCTGATAACCTAGGCAGACAAAAGAAGATTTTGCCTGAGGCTTCAAATATATCCAAGAAACAATATTGCAGAATAACAGTATCAGCTTTGCTAGTTAATAATCTCCCAAATGCTAATTAGCAAAATTTTTGCACACCTCCCTTGGAGCTGTAGAACTAGGCCAGTGGTGCAGTAACTAACTCCCCCAAGGTTGGGGAGAAGTTAGGGTAGATATGGACCTCCCCAAAGTAGTAACTTACTCCCACAAGGTTGGGGAGAAAAGCTGGAGTAGATATGGACCTCCCCCAAGTAGTAACTTACTCCCACAAGGTTGGGGAGAAAAGCTGGAGTAGATATGGACCTCCCCCAAGTAGTAACTTACTCCCACAAGGTTGGGGAGAAAAGCTGGAGTAGATATGGACCTCCCCCAAGCAGTAACTTACTCCCACAAGGTTGGGGAGAAAAGCTGGAGTAGATATGGACCTCCCCCAAGCAGTAACTTACTCCCACAAGGTTGGGGAGAAAAGATGGAGTAGATATGGACCTCCCCCAAGTAGTAACTTACTCCCACAAGGTTGGGGAGAAAAGATGGAGTAGATATGGACCTGCTTTAATTAAGGCTCAAAGGCTCTCATAGTCTGTCCTCACTCTGCTTGAACTTTTCCCAAGCCAACACATCTCCTCCCTCGTTGTCCGCAAGAATGGGGCATTCTTATTAAATGTTCTAGAACTGGTCCAGCTAGTACGCACCCCACACCCTGTTCCTCCAGGGAGCTTCCAAGAAGAAATTCTTGGCTCGTTGTCAACAGAGAAAGTTGCCGTCCCTGTGCGTCAGCCAAACCATCAGGGGTCAGCTACACAGCCTAGCTCCCAAATGCAACCCCCTGCCAAGCATATCACGTGAGCAAAAAGAAACCAAAGCATCGCCACTGTTGACTGTCAATACCCCGCTGAGCGTCTTCTGCACCAGACAGTCACATTACCTGGATTCCCCGAGAATTCTTCCATGCTTGTAGCGTTTGTGCTCACAAAAGTGACGGTGAATTTCTGGGTCATCGTCTCTGACAAAGATAAATATTCTTTTGTAAAAGCGGGGGACACCACTGTGCTGATACTCTTGTCCAACTGTTCTTAAGATGAATTAGCTGGGTTAACGTACTACAGGCAgcaatggtttgttttaatcgtGGTTTCTTCAACAACCATCACTGGGTTCATGCATCACATTAAGACAAACTCAAACATGGCAGAGTGCACTACGAATCCAAGCAATATTACCTAAGTTTTGATAACAGCACACTTTCCATTCAATGCTCTTTTCTGCCTCTCTGTTTAAAGACAGACACTTTCAAGTTGAACAGATTTTGTGTGCgattatttttataaaccacAGGCAAGGATACCTCAGAGCAAATGCGAAAAACAACAGCTAAGACAACTGATTCCAAATCACATTGATCAAACGTTTcgtttgctgaaaaaaaaatatcgtaaaaaagaaaatttggactaaaaagaaatagaagtacCTTCTGGACACATTGCTCCATAAAGGACTTTGATCTTCAATTCTTTTACTCTCTTGCCTTCCCAAATGATGAGGTAATCTTCGGCAAAGCTCACATTTCTGCACTCTGAACCCAAGGAAGCATAATTTTGTATTAGAACTTTTCAAAAGACTGATTGTAACTATATATAAAAATCTCACTCAACGCATATTCACCTTGACCGGCACAACGGACCAAGGCAGAGCTTTTGTTCTCGTAGGTCACCTCTGGTTTGATGCCATCTggcaagggaagaaggaagacaaGGGGACTGAACGCAAAGTCAAGCTGCAATGGAAGAGCTAATATTAATACAGCTGATATTTGCCTTCCTTCATCAAAGGGGATCCATAATAGCAGAATGAGGCACCTGCATTCATCCAGGTGcctatgaaaataataaaggcgggatagaaagaAATTCTAACAAAAAACCAGCTCTATCCTGTGCAGTCAAAACCACGGTACCTCCAATGCCACTGTTTATCATGATGCTGGGCACCACACTCCCCGCTTCCTTGCAAGTAGCCACACATTCAGCTTCAATATTCTGAAGGAAGGAAACTGGAGCATTTCTCGCACACTGCCCGGCTATGAATGGCTGGATTGcacaagaagaataaaatatcagatttatttttgcaTAATCCCCCTTTCCCCATTCCCCGCTCCAATAAAACTCTtcaatgcacagaaaaagaaaccagAGGATTGCCGTTACCTGTGGAACTGTGAAATAGTCATTATGAATGGTCAGGATAGGATCTCCTTGCTTGTAACCACCAGACAGCTTTCCTGGGACAGTTTGCAACGGAAGCTTAAAGGAAGAGGCTCGGGATGAAGACCTGCAAATGAATTTTATAAACCTATTTATACGAGGATTAGAGCAGATGGGGGTACTACGATTCCCGGCCCTGCCCCCAAAACAGACTGACGCAATGCATACTCAGAGGTAACCATTTTGCCATCACATTTTGGTGCCATCGTCCACTAACCACGGTTGTCCTCCCCAACTTAAAGCCAGACTCTAGACCGTTAGTTTAGACCTCACCAACAACATTGTCTTGGGGAAAAAACGAACAAGCAGAACACTTAATATTTCTCTCTCAGACTTACACAGActggagttgcagtccaacacatatGAAGGGCGCGTTCCTGGTGTAAGTCCTTGACTtccgaccacaattgggactggaatttccatcgtaagtcattgcggtcataagtcgagtcaccatgtgaacGGACCaactttatgaccatttttatggtggtcattaagcaaatccagcttccccaacgggcactttttgctggaaaattatttttaaaaattgcaaaatgcaatcacatgactgcaggactctgcaaccagtcataaatgtgagctgattgccaagtgcctgaaatgcgatcatgtgaacCCGGGGGGTTGCgacattttgcaatgcttggaagtgctttacaggccataaagcacccattccaaggccgtcgtaactttggaaTGTCGTTAAACGAACGgttttaagtcaaggactacctgaacaACATGCATTCAGGCAAAACACATGTCCTATAGTAAGAGACTGGATGCTTAGCTAATGCTTATTTCACAGCTCCACACAGACTAAATCTCCTAGGAGTTTCATACTTACGTAGAACCATCGTAGAAGTACCCAAGAAAAGGTGAATTATTAAGGGAAGACTGCACACATAAGAAGGGAAACCAGTCGGGGGCCGAGCTTCCTGATTCCACAGAACACAGTTGGTCGAAAGGTGGATTGACATCCCCACCAAACACACCTTCAAAACAGGAGCCCTCAAAAAGCTGCTTCATCTCTGGGGTGCAATccttgaaaaagaaggaagacacACAGAGCTGGGGTCAGCCTGATGCCATTCTAACAAGACTGGGTAGCATCACAGGCAAACCGTAGGGGAACAACTGTCAACTAACACAGAACCTACTTGACACACCGATCCTAAATTCACTCTCAGCCTCTCCACGTAGAAGAATTGAGTGGAGGGGATAAGAACCACTTTTGCCAGTTAGAGCAGCCCATGCTAGGCCAGACAGAAAGTTGAACTTGGGATAAGGAAGTTTCCTATGTTATTCCTTCATAAAAGCAAGTGGTAAGCAAGACATGGGGGGGCCGGCCGCTGGTGCTCCTAATCCAGAAAGCTCATCCCAGCTTTTCCATCAATTAGCTTTTTCATGAAATCAATTATTAAATCACTCAGTTGAAAGAATATCCCAAAGTTCAAGTAGTGGGCCATAGTTTCAGAAACGTCAGAGGCCTTGTGGGGCCATGCTTAGAATGAAGAGTTACAGAAATGAAAGACAGTAGTAGTAGTACCAGATCACAACAGCACCGAATATCACACACTCCTGCTGTGAGGTTGCAGGGACAGGAGCCCAAAGGATGAAACACTTGATT
Encoded here:
- the TCTN2 gene encoding tectonic-2 — translated: MTLRRLLWGLLLLFGAGAQDGDHDFQPSLIYMSGTTVTASLTNSQADIFSLAVADNETGLLPLSDCTGRNGTDDWSLQVTHQRNVSRVTVSLIRPLQLCVSNFTDCCVEALCLLQTLQVSACQGAKVVARLLIQAEIYANTSSGNITGNSEENATVIPNQVFHPLGSCPCNLTAGVCDIRCCCDLDCTPEMKQLFEGSCFEGVFGGDVNPPFDQLCSVESGSSAPDWFPFLCVQSSLNNSPFLGYFYDGSTSSSRASSFKLPLQTVPGKLSGGYKQGDPILTIHNDYFTVPQPFIAGQCARNAPVSFLQNIEAECVATCKEAGSVVPSIMINSGIGDGIKPEVTYENKSSALVRCAGQECRNVSFAEDYLIIWEGKRVKELKIKVLYGAMCPEETMTQKFTVTFVSTNATSMEEFSGNPGYQVGKPVRAANLSSSDPVTTLKLWKPDGKNLCSSGNVTPLLFGLGSISGCLVEVGPTDSCTQLREDVAARLNSLVQVSHVGKRGNASKNVPDDWVEIIRLNAVSNTNASVGSLKGICPDVPAHLNIQIITADVGTIEGIAQEEILGVQISFSTITWQVPCPLACQEKVSSLPVSAAVRFIKVPAQPPVPKTRFQINYTEYDCRRNDVCWPKLFYPMTPYYTGEPYSHTLAKGLVLVFFIVLAAVLSDPWNGILHWWNKA